CTGCTtttgtaggttaaaaaaaaagttgaatattGGACATTTCATACTGGACATTCTCACATTGGACACTTCACATTAGCCATTTCACATAGTTCATTGAAGAAATAGATAATAATTATTATCAATAGTACTTATTTACAGGAGTAATTGCTATGTACCAGATACTGCCCAAAGtgctttttttaatctcatttattcctTAAAACAACTCTAGGAAGTAGATACAATTATCATCTATATCTTAAAGCTTCCCCAAGAAAAcgtaggctcagagaggttaaatgctttgcccaagatcacacagtaatGGTCAGAACTTCACAATGGCTTTCCATAACTGAATGACTCTTCCCTCCTGACAGATGATGCTGAGCAAGGGCCTGAAGCGAaagcgggaggaggaggaggaggagaaggaaacccTGGCAGTGGACGCCTGGTGGCTGGATCCCAGCCACTCAGCAGTAGCTCAGGGACCCCCAGCCGTGGCCTCCAGTTCTCTCTTTGACCTTTCGGTGCTCAAGCTCCATCATAGCCTGCGGCAGAGTGAGCCGGACCTGCGGCACCTGGTGCTGGTAGTGAACACACTGCGGCGAATCCAGGCATCCATGGCACCCACGGCTGCCCTGCCACCTGTGCCCACCCCACCCACAGCCCCCAGCGTGGCTGACAACCTGCTGGCCAGCTCTGATGCTGCCCTCTCAGCCTCCATGGCCAGCCTCCTGGAGGACCTCAGCCATATTGAGGGCCTGAGCCAGGCCCCACAGCCCCTGGTAGATGAGGGGCCACTAGGCCGCTCTGCCGGGGGAGCCTCACCCAGCCTGGGTGCCTTGGACCTGCTGGGCCCAGCCACTGGCTGTCTGCTGGACGATGGGCTCGAGGGCCTGTTTGAGGACATTGACACATCCATGTATGACAGTGAACTCTGGGCACCAGTCTCTGAGGGCCACAAATCCAGCCCTGAAGATGGACCAGGCAAGGAGGTAGGTCCAGATCTGGACGAGGCTGAGCTGGACTACCTCATGGACGTGCTGGTGGGCACACAGGCGCTGGAACGACCACCAGGGCCGGGGCGTTGACCCCTCTGGGCCGGGATGTTGATCTGATGTCCAAACTGAGCCTGCTGGCTGGACCAACTCTCCTTGGAAAGACACAGCTGGCTTCCCTCCAGAGGGGCTTTGGAGAGAAAGAATCCAGTCCTGGGCAACTTCACCTCCATCCTCTTGTCTCTGACTGAtggggaggggagtctgggaTTGGCCCTTGTGATGaaatggcagggcctggtggctGGAATGTGATTGGACCAGGTCCTGTGCTGAATCCCCGGAGGCACAGCCTGGTATACGTTTGCGTCGATGTGGGATGAGACCCCAACCTGTTTTTTGAAATTAAAGCCAGTCCTGGAAAGTCTGAAGTGTGTGTACTGCTTTGTTTCTGGGCCAAGGCAAGGGTGAGGGTGGTAGAAAACCTCTAACATTTATCAAGCGAGGACTGTGCACACAGCACAGTTCTAAGCACTTGACCTGTGCTAactgatttaatcctcataacaagaTGGGCatgtcattatccccattttacagttgagaaaactgaggctccaagaagTCAACTCTTAGGGAGATAAGTGTCAAACTTTACTGTTTTTTGGTCTGAGAAGCAGACCAATTAGGTCTGGAAACTGGCTCTCTAGAAAACTTCTGGAATATACTCAGTCAGGTCTCCccctgtgcctgtgtgtgtacctaatggtggtggtgggtggtggtgcaGGAGGAGCCTCGGGCcactgtttaaaaatgaaatctagaCCTTGCCTGGAGTCTACCTGTATGTCTTGGAGTGGGGGTGCAGAAGGAGCTTTCAGAATGAACCAGAAATAAAAGCACACAGCTGAAGGCTGGATGGAGCCTCTCCTCTGAGCGCAGACAGCCAGTCCTCTGAGAAAATGGTGAAAGAAAGACTCCagcaagttttaaataaaatccacTCCGGATCTCAAATCTCTCTTCGGGCTAGGGATAAGGCAGCTGGGAAGCCGATTCCGAAATAAAGCCACTAAGTGCGGTGGCTTGACAGAAAGAAAGGCAAGGGATCCTGCTTTCCTTCTAAAAGAAACTCTGAGCCCCGGCGGGCTGGGGCCACCTGCCTGACAGGCCTGTGCGATAGGGCCGGCCTGAGCGCCGGGTGTCTGCGCCGCCCCCGCCGTCCAGCCGCATTCCTGGCCCGGCTGGGAGGGGCCGCACACTCAGAGGCCTGGCACGGGACCCAGGCGGCGTCCTTCCTGGCGGCCGTGGGGGCAGGGCCGCGCCCCGGGTACCGGAGGGGGGAGGGGCGCGGGGAACGCGGCATCGGGGGAGGGCGGAGGCACGGAGGGTGACCTGAGCGGACTGGCTGGGCCTCGGATGCGGGAAACCTCGGCAAAGGGACACTTCAAATAGAGGGGCCCGGGTGCCTCCACTCTGGCCGGAAGCTTCGGGGAGGCTGAAGCTGGGGTGGAAACGGAGGAAGGCGGGAGGGtgaagaggggagagggagggggagaggcgGGCAGCTTCGGCCGGGCCTGCGGGCCTGGAAGGGGCGGGCACAGGGGAGCTTCCTGGAGGAGCGGAGGAAGTCGTGCCCATTTCTGGAAGTGGATGGGGTGGCCCCGGGAGGGGAGTGGAAATGCCCCAAAGGGAGCTGGTGCCCCAGTTCAGGGTCTTCCGGGTGCCTGACTCCAACACCTGGGGGCTCCAGCCCCTGGGCAGTGGGACTCAGATTCGATTTTGACCCAGACCCAGACCTTGGGGGTAGGCTGAGCTCAGCAATGCCCCCTGGTGCCCAGTCTGGGGGAGGGGGTCTGTCCTGTCACTACCTTAAGATTCCCTTGTGACCTGACCTGCGGTCAAGGAGTCCCCGGTGCGGGGTCAGCAATGCCTTCTGTTTACAACACCTTGAGGACCTATTTCTGATGGTGTCTCTGAGTGCCAGACTGGGGGATAATCTGTGATGCCTACTGACGCAGGCAGTCTGTCAACGATGGCCCCGTCTACCCCTGTGCCTGTTTGGTGAGGgatgctcccctctccccagtctCCGTGTACAGTTGTCCAGGTCCTGCACTGCACACAGGCTCCGTTTTGAAGGGGCTGCCACAAACGTCTCTGGCACCTGTGCTTACATATTTACGAGGACAGTTTCTCAGTAGTTGGAGAAGGGGGCATGCCTTTTGCACAAAAGCAGCATATGGACTAGGTCGGTTCTGGTTCTATCCCCCTGCTGCCCTCAGGTTTATGACAGCTCGTGGCTGAGGGCCTGTGCTACTCTCCCTGTGTctgacccctggagaaggattgTGCAGCTCCCTGGCTCTGGTGTGCCCCTCCGCCCTCAGACTCAACCCCAGGAAGCCAGGCTACCTCAGCCAGCAGATTCCAGGGCCCACACCATTCCGCATGGAGCTGCCAGccctgctgctgtggctgctttTCACAGAGCCTCTGTGTGGTCCCACCACGACCCTCCCCAGGCCTGCTCCCTCCTTGGGCGTTCCTGGGgacccccatcacacacacacacaacacacaacctTCTCTCCTCCAGCACCTGGGAGAACTGTCCTTGGTTtccttctttcccctccccctccttccctcatTCAGCAAAGATTTACTGGTACCTACCCTACCAGATGCCCGGCTGTATGTAAAAGGCAAATCTGACCACATCTCTCCCACCCTCTGGGCCCCTCAGAATGTATCCCTTTCCTTGGGGATATGAACCCTGCCCTTTCCAAGGCTCACCTTCCACCTGgtcccattcattcatccaatgaACATTTACTGGTCCCAGTGCAGAAGTCTAACGATgcttctgctgtgctgtgcttagtcattcagtcatgtccaactctttgcaaccccatggactgcagcctgccaggctcctctgtccatggggtttctccaggcaagactcctggaatgcgttgccatgccctcctccagggaatcttcccaacccagggattgagcccaagtctcccacattgcagacaggttctttaccatcagagccactgggaaagcccctaATGGTACTTAGTCAATGATTATTGACCCAATAAGCTGTAccgggggtcttccctggtggtccaggggttaagactacATGCTTCTGTTGCTGCCGAagtcttggctttctctgcccactgaAGCTGAATAAAAGATACAGAGACAGAGTCTAGAGGAAATGGACAAGTATCTTTAATCCTCAGCCGGCAGAGGGGAGAACTCAGTAGGCTCATGCTTCAGAGAACTGTGTCCTTGAAGTCCAGATTCCCCTTCCAGGAAGAATCTGGGGAGTTCTATAAGACAAGGGCTCACAGTCAGGGGTCAGTGATGAGAAAGGTATAAGGGACTTGTGTTCTTCTTGCTCTTGCATTGTTTCAGAAACAGTCATAGGCTGGCATCAGGTAGCCCAGTAATTGGATCTGGCAGGCGGGTCAGGTCCACTGTCTTTTATGTGTGGCATTCTCTATAtaatgcaaaaagagaaaaaactatgAGGGGTCGTCTGTGAAGAGAGTGCTGTAAAGGTGAGCACCAGATACAGAGTATAATTAGCACAGAGTCAAAGGATAATAGTTGCAAAATGTAGCTCCTGCCAagttagggggcagaaaagcaaacttagttacagaATACAGATTAGAACAGTTACAGTAAAAACTAGGAGTGATCAGGCCTGCTTattgttctctttatctttgttctaaggaaagaagagaagcactcattccccctttttttccttttcactgcaacacttccaatgcaggggacacaggtttgtgccctggttggggaactaagattacaCATGCTGTGAGATGcagtcaaaattaaaaaaaaaaaaaaatggattgtgTTAAAAGCCAGGCCACATATCTTTTGCCATTCTGTGGCTGTGTGACCCTAGGCAAGGTACtcaacttctctgggcctcagagtCCTCATCTGTAAGCTGGGACAGTAAGTGTGGCCACCTCGAAGGGCTATTGTTCTGAGGGGAGAGTGTTCTAGGCAGAAGGATGCGCAAAGGTAAGGGAGTGAGGGACCCTACAACCTTTTCAGGGATCTGTAAGCTTCTGAGTTTGATTGGGAAGAAGGGGAAAGCAGTAAGGTAAGTGATGGAGCTGGAGGGGTTGGTAGGGACCAGGGCACACAGGCCCTGGCTGGGAGACTTTACTCTGAAGGTGCTAGGGTAAAGGAATCTAGGAATAAATGGATCTGTCTGGCTGCCTTGTGTACCAGGGGGTGGGAGGTGATACAGGAGGCCAGGAGCCGAGGGGAGGCCATAGAGGGACAGATCAgccttggagaagggaggggaggggaaggcagagcTACCAGAGAGGACAGCCTGTAGGAGCAACGAGCTGCAGTGGAGGACGGGCCTAGGACAAGATCCAGGGCTCTAGCCTGGGAACCTGGGGCTACTCTACAATGGTGACCAGGTCTGGGGTTgacactgaggccagagagggacACCCTGTGGGTGCAAGGGACTAGGGGGACACTCAGGGGCAGGTATCCAGGCAGCTGCCCCCCCCACTCAAACCCCGGggactggagatcagtagagaggGCAGGGGACAGGAGCAGGCATAAaggatgggggtgagggaggtAGTTTCCCTGAGCTGCACTGGGTGGGACCTGACTCCTGCATGGCTCAGatgggtggggagagggtggtcCCTGAGCAGCGCCCTCCATGTCCTTCCCCAGCCCTGCAGGATGTCCTGTGTTTACGGAGGTGGCCTTGGCCGGAACTGGGACACTGGTGCCAGCCCCTGAACTCAACTTCCCatggccaccccaccccactccccagggGGAAGGAAAggcaagagacagagaaagagagacacagagagagtgagaagagagacacagagagagagagacaaggaatgaggacagagacagagacacatacagagaCCTGTCACTCACCACAGAAAACTcacagcagggacttccctggtgggccagtgtaACCATCTgctttgcagtgcaggggacgtgggttcgatccctgctggGGAAattaagatccaacatgccacagagcaactaagcccatgcgccccaactgctgagcccacacgctcTGGTGCCCATGTGCCGCatcaaaagatcccacatgccacaactgagatgaagatcccacgtgcttcagagtttgatactgaaactccaactgAGAATCTTAACTTATTTACTTAAGCAACTGTAATATTTAGTGgaatatatgtaactttgttctgtattttctgtctcctgtaaatgtattatcatattttcataatttaaaaaaaagataaaaagtaaaaaaaagatctcatatgcctcaactaagatcAATTGCAGCCtaataaatagagaaatattagagaaaaaaaaagcctccagCAAACTAGGAAAGAAAgctttctttacctgctgaaggGCAGTACAAAAACCATACAGCTAACGTTATATTTCATGACAGAGGACTGTGCTTATCTCAAAATCGGGGATGAAGAAGGTTATCTGCCCTCCGAGACATGGAGAGGGACCGGATAGCCTCTGTCTGTCGGTAGAGTACCAGCTTCTCTGTCTGCCAGAGTAGCAAGCAGTGTTTTCTTCCTGGTTCTAGCCTGGCCTGTTGGTAGATTCTTTCCACCCTCAGTTATTAAAACAGCTCTGGCTTTGTCCCTCCTGCAGGTGCCCAGGCTGGGCGGGACAAAGTCTGAGGCCTTCCTCATGGCCCTGCTGACTGTGGCCCATCCCTCAGTTTCCCTTTGCTCTCACATTCACCGGTTTCTCAAAGGGGCCCTTTGCATGGGATGTTCCCTCTACCTGAAACCCACTTTCATGTATCCACCACCCGCAGCTTGGCATGAACTCCTATGTATCCTTCAGGTGCCAGCTCAAATGTTGCCACCTCCAAGAAGCCCTCCCTGCCCTTTCTGATAAGTATCAGAGTGTCAGATCCCTCTTACAGACCTGGATCTTTTTCTCAGAGCACTTAGCTTAGTGTGTAATTATACACTCGTTTCAATTATACACTGATTTAGTTGCTCACTTCTTTAGTGTCTGCCACCCTTGGATTGAGAGTCCCGTGAGGGCACAgtcactgctgtgtccccagaATCGCCTAGCCCAGGGATGGATTGATTCAGAAGAAGTGTCTGCAAATAGCTGgtgaataaatgtataaatgagaAGGAGATGCAGATGACAGGGCATATGTGACCATCGAGACACAGCCATGAACAAGGACATGGTTCTTGACTCCAGAGAATTTCCTATGTGTGAACCTCTGTCTGGATTCAGATCTTTTACACAGGCTATTCCCACTGCCCATAAAACTTTTccactccctcttctctctctctctccctctctttctattgttttttttgtttttttttttttgaccccacTGCATAGCTTGAGGGATCCTAGtttcctgaaccagagattgaacccgtgccccctgcagtgtaagctcggagtcctaaccactgggcagccagggaagtctcatacTGCCTCTTCTCTTGCCTAGATCCTATGGGTCACTCAGGTCTCAGCTCAcatgtcccctcctccagggagccttcccTGACCGCCCTTCCTGGGCTGCAGCAGGTACACTGCCTGGGCTCCCCCAGCAAGGCTCTGATCTCTCTGTCTGCAATTGCCCCATCCCAACCCTGGCCACTCTGGGTCGGTCTTCCGGTTGGACTGTGAACCCTGTGAAAGCAGGCCCAGGCTATCTTGGTCacactgtgtccccagcaccatCCAGCCTCGGGCTGGGCACAAGACCAGGTGCTCGTTGACTGTTTGCTGACTTTGGATAAAGGActgctccctctctccctgctggTGCTTTGCCCGtgttcctcctccctcctggaaGCTTCTTCCCTAACCTTTTACCTGGCTTCTTCCTCCTCAACCCTCCAGTTTGACCCCAGAAGTTGTGTCCTGAGCCTGCCCTCTGGGGTGAATTTAGGTCTGACAGTGTCTCCAGTGCCCAGCAAAGGGCCAGCCACCAAGGGCTTGTGaagatttattgaatgaatgaatgaacccatGAATgtttgaatgaatcaatgaatgaaccCATGCATGtctgaatgcatgaatgaatgagagagagagagcgtgcGCCTGAAATGGGGGTAGGTCTCCTTGAGCCCATCAGTAGCCCTGACCACACCATGCCTTCCAACTTTCCCGGGAGGAGGGTTCTAGCTGGGTTCCACCACACCCCAGCCTTTGGTGGCTGCCAGGCCTGGAAGGCATTTCCCAGAGCTCAGCACATTCCTGCCTTCCCCGGTGGCTGAGAGTGGGCAGGGGGCAtttcagagagaagggaggaggcccCTGGCATTCTGGGATACTGCCAGCCAGTCTCTGGTCCCTCAAGCCCCTCGGGAATGGGCCCCAACTGctaaaggtggggagggggctgctgaGGGACCAGCTAAGCTGATGTGAAAGGTGAGGGTGCCCCCTCTGCTGAGGGCCTGGAGGCCGTGCCCGGGTGGACAATGGGCCAGAAGCTGCTGATGTGCATTTTGGGGGTAATCCCCAGCCTCAGCCCAGCCCCGGCCCCAGGCTCCGGCTCAGAGAGCCAGGAGCATCCGAGGCAGCAGCCGGGTGGGTGTGAGGGGCATGTGGGAATACCTATGCTCCCTGTGCCGCCCCCCGGGGTCTGGTGAGTCAGGGCCGGctgggggccgggggccgggggaTCAGGGTGAGGCCTGGTGGCCTTGGTTTGGGAGTTgggcagatgtgggttcaaatcctggtgcTACCTATTACCTGAAGTGGGTGACCTTGGGTGTcactcccctctctgagcctccttgGCTGTTATATGAAGGGGACAGAGCATATTGCAGGGTCTTGGTGGTCCTGGAGAACTGTGGTTGGATCCCAGCTCCAGCACTTTCTGGATTTTTAACTAAAAACTGGGCCTTCATCTGCCTGTCTTGCATCCCTGATTCCAGGGGCCAAGCTTTGGGTGCCCAGCCCGGTACATGATAGATGTCCCCCCAAGTGGCAACTCCATTAAACAGAAAAGTGGGGCTCCCTGGGTCCAGTCTCACTCAAGCCAAAAATCCACTGACAAGTCTAGCTGGTCCCCTAATTTGTTTGAATAATACAAAATGCGTATAAGTAGCAGTCACTCCGTGCCAGGAGCTTTTGAAagttttttgtctcttttcactcattttatcttcacaacaaACCCATAAGGCAGGCACTTCTGTGATCCTTGTTttagagatggagaaactgaggtgcagaaagATGCCGTGACTTGccaaagatcacacagccaggacacggctgagctgggatttgaacccacatTAACTGGGAGAGAGAGTGGAAAGAGTTTATTTTTAGGGGCCCCAGGAACCAGCAGGGCCATGCCTGGGCCTGGAAGCCAGGGAATAGTGTTGGTAGGAGGCTAGTCTCCCATGGTACTAGCAACCTGTCAACCCCAGGATCAGGGCTCACAGTGGAGGTCTCAGCCCAGGCGAGGAAGAGCAGCTGTCTAGGCTTCTCCTCTGTGGCTCCCACCCCCTGGCGGGTAGATGtggctgggagaaggggatgtttgtttccccaccacccaccccctggTGATGTCATACCTCGGCAGCCAATGGCTGgggtctccccctcctccccctccccattcctTTTCCCCCCCAGCCTGGGACCGGGACTGAGCAGACTGACCGGACCTGGGAGCTCTCGAGGTGTCTGGAGGCCTAGTGGTAAGAGATCAGCCAGCCAGTTCCCATCCTGGCCAAGCTAAGAAGCTGTGGGAATGAGACCCAGGATCCCGGGAGGGTCTGAGAGGGTGCCTGGAGCTCAGGAGGCTGCAAGGTGTAGGAGTTAAAGATACAGACTTTGAAACCAgactctgggttcaaatcccaatgTTCTCTTCTTTCTCGCTGTGTCGCTTTGGGCAAGACACTGCATTCATTGTGCCTCTGCTTTCTCACCTCTAAAATGGGCTgatgggacttccccggtggtccagtctttctgtgcttccactgcaggggcacaggttccatcctcaCTGGGGAAGTTTCACCTATCTCAaagtgcagccaagaaaaaggcaggggggcggggggtgggggctgatGGAAGCCACCTCACAGGGCTGACAGGAGAGTAAATGAATTGCTGCTTATAAAGAGCCGGGGGTGGGACAGGCTTTTTGGTCCCTGGAATAGAGCGCTGGGGAGGCAGTGCTGATCTTGTTGGTTGGAGCTGGTGCCCAAGCTGGATCTTGTCCCTCACCCAAAGTTCCTCTTTGGTAGGGGAGAAAGTGGGGCCACTGTGGGCAAAGGCTGTATATGAGACACTAAGATACTCAGCCCCCTGCCTCCCACACACAACTGCCTTCAGAGACTAGTTTCTATTACTTGAGCTCTTATACTGTATACTCCGAATATTCTAAGCACCTGCTGTTATCTCATAATTCCTCAAAGCCACTGTTActggctccattttacagaggaagaaactgaggccctgagaggtGAAATTCAAACTTTGCCCAGTATTCAAACCAGAGGAGTGCTGGAGCTGGGCCTAAACGAGGCACCCAGAGGCCACTGCCAGAATACCTCCCTCTCCACATCACTAGATGGCCTCAGATGATATCTGGGGGCCTGGATGAGTCAGGTCAACCAACCCCCGCCCCCCCTCCGCCACGGCAGGTCACTCTGGTCTTCGGGGTGGCTGAGGCTGTGAGTGGGGAGAATTCTTAAGTGA
The nucleotide sequence above comes from Bos indicus x Bos taurus breed Angus x Brahman F1 hybrid chromosome 18, Bos_hybrid_MaternalHap_v2.0, whole genome shotgun sequence. Encoded proteins:
- the SERTAD1 gene encoding SERTA domain-containing protein 1; translated protein: MMLSKGLKRKREEEEEEKETLAVDAWWLDPSHSAVAQGPPAVASSSLFDLSVLKLHHSLRQSEPDLRHLVLVVNTLRRIQASMAPTAALPPVPTPPTAPSVADNLLASSDAALSASMASLLEDLSHIEGLSQAPQPLVDEGPLGRSAGGASPSLGALDLLGPATGCLLDDGLEGLFEDIDTSMYDSELWAPVSEGHKSSPEDGPGKEVGPDLDEAELDYLMDVLVGTQALERPPGPGR